From a single Spongiibacter taiwanensis genomic region:
- a CDS encoding phosphotransferase family protein, producing MTAINFINTNALATYLRERDILPVKHLSAEKFPGGQSNPTFSVAIDGKRYVLRRKPPGQLLKSAHAIDREFRVMDALGKAGFPVPAMLHYCDDESVIGSEFYLMEYVDGRILWAPSLPDYRPAERAEIFDAMNSTLAALHRLDVNKIGLGDYSRRGDAYFERQLSLWIKQYRAAETSTLGELETVITYLQQNLPPCDGRVVLSHGDYRLDNMIFHPSQAKVIAVIDWELSALGHPLADLAYQCMQWRLPENSELAGLGSLSRRELGIPDEEEYTSRYFERTGLSRPANWNYYLVFSYFRLAAIFQGVVKRSRDGNSSNKRAAALNDMIQPIAHCALALCE from the coding sequence ATGACGGCGATTAATTTTATTAACACCAACGCTTTGGCAACCTATCTGCGCGAGCGGGATATTCTGCCGGTTAAACATCTCTCGGCAGAAAAATTTCCGGGCGGCCAATCCAATCCTACTTTTTCGGTGGCGATTGACGGCAAGCGCTATGTATTGCGGCGTAAACCACCGGGCCAGTTATTAAAGTCCGCCCATGCGATCGACCGGGAATTTCGGGTCATGGACGCATTGGGCAAAGCGGGCTTCCCGGTGCCGGCAATGCTGCATTACTGTGATGATGAATCCGTGATCGGCAGCGAGTTTTATTTGATGGAATACGTTGATGGACGCATTTTATGGGCGCCATCCCTGCCGGATTACCGACCAGCAGAGCGTGCTGAAATTTTCGATGCCATGAACAGCACGCTCGCTGCGCTGCACCGTCTTGATGTGAATAAGATTGGTCTCGGTGATTACAGCCGTCGTGGTGATGCCTATTTCGAACGGCAGCTGTCGCTTTGGATAAAGCAGTACCGTGCGGCGGAGACCAGCACACTGGGTGAGCTGGAAACGGTTATTACCTATCTACAGCAAAATCTGCCGCCCTGCGATGGTCGTGTGGTGCTCAGTCACGGTGATTATCGCCTCGATAATATGATCTTTCATCCTTCACAAGCGAAAGTGATTGCCGTCATTGACTGGGAGCTGTCGGCGTTGGGGCATCCCCTTGCTGATCTGGCTTATCAGTGTATGCAGTGGCGCTTGCCTGAGAATAGCGAGTTGGCGGGTCTGGGTTCCCTGAGTCGGCGCGAGCTGGGCATTCCGGATGAAGAGGAGTACACCAGCCGTTACTTTGAACGTACCGGTCTGAGTCGTCCGGCAAACTGGAATTATTACCTCGTGTTTTCCTACTTTCGGTTGGCGGCAATTTTTCAAGGTGTGGTGAAGCGAAGTCGAGATGGAAATTCGTCAAATAAGCGCGCTGCTGCATTGAACGACATGATTCAACCCATTGCGCACTGCGCTTTGGCACTTTGCGAATAA
- a CDS encoding aldehyde dehydrogenase family protein, producing MTWESLELPLLTHRIGGSAVPSPSEARLDLIDPCTGNSYGAAPIASANTVDNAVNAARKALADPAWADIPPLAREALMHKLADALEADMDYLASLEAMDTGRPIGITKAVDVPGAVAWLRTYAGWPSKIFGSERKLASTPGEFHAFVRKEPVGVVAAVTPWNFPLILSMWKIAPALAAGCSVVLKPAPETPMSILRLADLAAEVGFPPGVINVVLGDGAVTGKLLVEHPGVAKVAFTGSTATGQRILAASVPSLKKVTLELGGKSPNIIFPDADLPAAIAQSAASCFFNSGQVCYAGTRLYVHKDLYEAVIMGLQEHAEQAAIGPSWNAECSMGPLISQAQYDKVTAMVERAEAVGIKSVPLTHKLPEQGFYFPPTVLRDVDGSSEIAREEIFGPVLSVIPFESEQEVVAMANDSEYGLAAHVWTKDLGIAHRMSKALEAGTVFVNCVLLADPAMPFGGYKKSGLGRENGPEALEAYLQTKSVVMALP from the coding sequence ATGACCTGGGAATCACTGGAACTACCTCTGCTGACGCATCGCATTGGCGGTAGCGCGGTACCTTCGCCCTCGGAAGCGCGACTGGATTTGATCGATCCTTGCACCGGGAACTCCTACGGCGCAGCGCCAATTGCTTCGGCCAACACAGTGGATAATGCGGTGAATGCCGCGAGAAAGGCACTTGCCGATCCCGCCTGGGCGGATATTCCCCCTCTGGCGCGTGAAGCCCTGATGCACAAGCTTGCCGATGCCCTTGAGGCCGATATGGATTATCTGGCTTCCCTGGAAGCAATGGATACCGGTCGGCCCATTGGAATTACCAAAGCGGTTGATGTGCCGGGAGCTGTTGCCTGGCTGCGAACCTACGCCGGTTGGCCGAGCAAAATTTTCGGCTCTGAACGTAAGCTTGCTTCAACACCGGGTGAGTTCCACGCCTTTGTGCGTAAAGAGCCGGTTGGCGTGGTGGCGGCGGTGACGCCTTGGAACTTTCCGCTTATTTTGAGCATGTGGAAAATTGCACCTGCTTTAGCGGCTGGGTGTAGTGTCGTTCTCAAGCCCGCGCCAGAAACGCCGATGAGCATACTCCGCTTGGCCGATCTCGCCGCTGAAGTAGGCTTTCCTCCCGGCGTTATCAATGTGGTGCTGGGTGATGGCGCGGTTACGGGTAAGTTGCTGGTCGAGCATCCCGGTGTGGCCAAGGTTGCCTTCACGGGTTCGACCGCTACCGGTCAGCGCATTCTTGCCGCTAGCGTACCGAGTCTTAAGAAAGTCACCCTGGAACTTGGTGGTAAGTCCCCTAATATTATTTTCCCTGATGCAGACCTCCCGGCGGCGATTGCCCAGTCGGCCGCATCCTGCTTTTTCAATAGCGGACAAGTCTGTTATGCCGGCACGCGACTCTACGTGCACAAAGACCTTTATGAAGCAGTGATAATGGGCTTGCAGGAGCACGCTGAGCAGGCGGCTATCGGGCCAAGCTGGAATGCCGAGTGCAGTATGGGCCCGCTCATCAGTCAGGCGCAGTACGACAAGGTAACGGCGATGGTCGAGCGAGCGGAAGCGGTGGGTATAAAGTCGGTACCGTTAACGCATAAGCTGCCGGAGCAGGGCTTTTACTTTCCGCCTACGGTGCTTCGCGACGTGGACGGCAGTTCCGAAATCGCCAGAGAAGAAATCTTCGGTCCGGTTCTCTCGGTCATTCCCTTTGAGTCTGAGCAGGAGGTTGTCGCCATGGCAAATGATAGCGAGTACGGCCTTGCCGCCCATGTGTGGACGAAAGATCTTGGCATAGCACATCGCATGAGTAAGGCGCTGGAGGCTGGAACGGTCTTTGTGAATTGTGTGCTGCTCGCTGATCCGGCGATGCCATTCGGTGGCTATAAAAAATCGGGGCTGGGTCGGGAGAATGGCCCTGAAGCACTAGAGGCCTACCTGCAAACCAAGTCTGTGGTGATGGCCTTGCCTTAA